The Bacteroidia bacterium genome segment AACCCATGCAGTGGCCGGGGCTAAGTCAGAAAGAGCAGCGATAGATTTTCTTGCCCGATTCATGGCATAGTGCTCTAGCGCATGACCGAGACTAAACAAGAACAGGAGCAAGGCAGCCTCTTGCCATTTTCCCAAAGAAGCAGCTCCTGCTGCTGCAACCAGCATAAGAAAATCAATCTCAAATTTTCCTTTGCGAATGGTTTCTATGGCTTCGAGCAATGTAAAATAACCGCCTAATATAAGGGCGATCACGTACAGTGAAATCGTAAGCCACTCTGGAATATTTTCTAGAAAAGACAGTAGTACTCCCGAAAGCCAAAACACCCCACTGCCAATGGCAAAATAGAGTTCTGTATTTTCTCCCAAAAACTCACTGTGTCCGTGTTCGTGATCATGTTTTTCTCCATCTTTATGCTCATGCTCCTTAGCGGTTGCCTGAACGATTTTAAGGCCCGTCTTTTTGATGACTATTTCAACTTCCTTCTGGGTAATATGCTGAGTGTCCCATTCTAGCTGGACTACTCCGCTAGCTGAAACGGATGCTTCAACAATCCCCTCTACTCTCACCAACGACTGCTCTATGCTCCTGGCATGTCTTTGATGGCGGATGCCTTTTACATCCATGAGAAGATGGCGATAACGATCGGTGAGACTTGCTCCGTTTTGCTGGGCAAGTGTTTTTACCTTGTTCAAGGAAATGATTTGAGGGTCATAATGAATGCAAAGCTGAGCAGGTTCACCTTCTTTTATGTGGGCATCTTCTATGCCATTTTGGGGTTTTAGTGCGAGAATTAACCGCTCAACACATCGGTCCTTTTCGTCTGGTATTTCTGGCAACAGAACGGGTATTTCAAGTTGTAATTTTTTCATGAGGATTAACTGTAATGTTAAAAAACAAGGAAGGAGGGCCATTCGCAATCAAATGGCCTCCTTTTGGGTTAATGATCCTCCTCTGCCTCGCCTTTATTCATTTCTGCCATCAGATAATAAGCTCCTGAGAGGACAACTTTGACATCAGGAGGAAGGGACTCTATCGAATATACCTCTGTAAAGCCGTTTTCCGTTACCCCGGTCCGTACCAACACTTTGCGAAATTGACTCTCATTATGGTCTTCTGACTCTTCGAGAGATACATCTTCGGGTAACTCGACAAAGATATAGGACTGTCCTTCCTCGCTGACGATGGCTGATTCAGGAAGTGCGGGGACCGTAAGGGCATCCAACCAGATTTGCGCTTCTGCATATAAGCCCCCGATAAATTCAGAGTGTTCCTCTGTCAGATGGCCATGAATATTGACCGTGCGGTTATCTTGATCAAATTCTTTCCCAATCAAATGCACATCGCCTTCATAGGTTTTGTTTCCCTGAGTAGGTAGTCGGAAGGTGATTCTTTGCCCTTTTTTGATCCGAAACAAATCTTTTTCAAATACCTTGAGTTCTAAATGCATGTGCCGATTATCAACCATCTCATACATGGTGTTTTCTGGTTCAACTAAGGCTCCAAGGCGAATATTTACCTTAGTGATATAACCAGAAAAGGGTGCCCGAATGGCAATCCTCCGCTGTATGGTACCTGTCTCCAGGTTTTGGGTTGAAATCCCAATATAGTTGAGGCGTTCTTTTAGGCCCGTTTGCTTCGCAGTCATCGCATTGAATTCTGCCTCTGTTTCCTGCAATTTTTTCTTGGCACTAACATGAGCAGCCGCCAAGGTTCGCTGCCGCTCTAGTTCCAGGGCCAGGAATGTCAAACGACTCTTCACTTCCAAATATTCTTGTTGGAGTTGTAGGTAATCAGGATGCGATAGTTCGGCTAAAACAGTTCCCTTTTTGATGTAATCACCTTCGAGAAAGCGTGTCTTTTCGACAAAGCCTTTGTGGGGAGGATTGATAGCTGCCTGATTGGAAGGGGGTAAATCCAGCATCCCATTAGCTTTAACATACCCAGCCAGTTTCATTTCCTGGAAGCTACCTGTTTTAAGTCCTGTCGCTTCAATCTGCTGGCTGGTAAAGATAGCGATCCCTTCAGGACCAGCCTCTTCTTCGTGTTCATCTTCAGTCAATGTCGCCTCAGTAGAAGCCGTTTTTGAATCACAGCTACTGAAGAGCAAAATGCTTATTACAGCAGCTATGAGGAATATATAATATGAAATTCTTTGCATGATTTTGTTACTCAAAATGGATTAGATACCTAAGAGATAAGATAGGCCAATAACGGCCTGATTGGTTTTTCGTATGCTTTCCAAATAGGAAATCCTGAGCGCAAAGGCTTGATCGAGGTTCTGGATATAGGCCACATAATCAATCTCGCCAGCCCGGTAAGCCAGAGTTCCACTTTGGACTAGATCCTCTGCCAGCTTAAGGCCTTCTGTTTCATAGAAGGTAAGTTGTTGCCTGGCGGTTTGATATTGCCGATGTAGCTGATCCCAGGCTGAACTAAGTCTTAATCGGGTATCTTCAGCCTGACTAGCAATCACTTTCCGCTCGATGGCATGCGCTTGACTTTCAGCCTTCTTTGCCCGCAACCACAAGGGAACCGATATGCCTACCTGCCATCCTTGAAAACCACTAGCTCCATCAATTTGCTGGCGAAAGTATCCAGCTGAGAATTGGGGCAAAAGCTGCGCTTGAGCGACCTTCTGTGATTTTTCGGCTACCATAATTTGCTGCTCAACAAAAATCAGATCAGGGTTTCCCCCAATATTACTTGCAGCACCTCCCGGTAAAGGAAACGAAGAATAAACCGTATTAAGCGGAACCATGAGCGAATCAGTGGTACTGAGCCATTGCTGCAAAGTCCGGTGGCTCATGGCTATCTGACTGAGCACTTGCTGATAGTCCAGCTGAATTTGCTGGAATTTTGCTTTTGCCAATTGGCTTTCCACTTGATTGCTTTCCCCAGTCTGAAAACGGAGATCCGCAGCTTCCAGGAAATCTTGATAGTACACAAGCAGAGAATCATATTGATTTCGCTGTTCAAGCCAGAAATGCCAGGTTTGATAAGCCAAACGTACTTCTCTGCGGAGTTGGTTTTCACTGATGTCTTTGGCTCGTTCTGCTAAGTCTGTCTTCGCTTTTAACAGATCGCCATTGCGCTGATATACCTGTGGAAGCGAAAAACGTTGACTTAACTGCCATTGATTATCCAGGGCAGCAGTATTAAACTGTCCGCGACCATAAGAAAGTGATGTCGCTGGAAGATCAAAGGCACTTTTTTGAAGAGCTTGTTGTCTTTCCACTCCAAGAACCGCTGTTTGTATTGAAGGATGCTTGTCTAAAGCCAACTGCACTGCTTCTTCAGCGCTCAGGGGACGTTGTGCCATACTAGTTAGTGGAATACTTAGGCATAAAACAAATAATCCCTTCAAAATTATCCCGGAAGCAGAAGGCTGTGCTTTTGAGCGGTTCTCATCAAAAAAAATCCGATATAAAACAGGCAGCACTAGAAGCGTAAGCAAAGTGGCTGTTATCAAGCCTCCGATGACAACAGTTGCCAAGGGTTTTTGCACCTCTGCGCCTTCTGAAGTTGAAAGAGCCATCGGTAAAAATCCCAATGAGGCAACGGCAGCAGTCATGATGACAGGGCGCAGACGCACACGGGTTCCTTCCAGGATGCGTTCTCTGACGTCATTCACACCTTCTTTTTTAAGATCATTGAAATAGCCAATCAGGACAATCCCGTTAAGTACTGCGACGCCAAACAGGGCAATAAAACCAACCCCCGCCGAAATACTGAAAGGCATACCGCGTAGGGTAAGTGCCCAAATGCCTCCAATGGCTGAAAGCGGAATCGCGGTGAAAATAAGCAAAGCCTGCCCAAGAGAATGAAAGGTCAGATAGAGTAGAGTAAAGATAAGGAGCAAGGCCACTGGCACAGCAACGCTCAGCCTGGCTTTGGCTTCCTGCAGGTTTTCAAACTGACCGCCATAGGTAATATAATAGCCAGGTGGAAGATCAACCTTCTCCTGAAGGGTTTGTTCAATTTCACCAACCAGACTTTCTACGTCCCTTCCTCTGGCATTCACTCCCAGGACAATCCGACGTTTGGTGTCGTCCCGGCTGATCTGCATGGGCGCATTTTGGTATTCAATGCTTGCAATTTCATTAAGAGGAACACTGTTCCCATTGGGGAGAGTTAAGTACAGTTCACGCAGGTTTTGAATGTCTTGCCGGAAGGCCTTTTCCAGCCTTACAACCAGGTCAAAACGTTTTTCCCCTTCAAACACCACTCCTGCAACCTCGCCAGCAAAAGCAGTTCGCACCAAGGTATTCAAATCCTCAATATTTAATCCATATTGAGCGATTTTATCTCGATCGTACTGTACCTGCATTTGGGGAAGGCCAACGATTTGTTCTAATTTGGTATCACCCACTCCGTCTATGACTTGAATGGCTGCATTGGCCTCCTGTCCTTTTTGATACAAGAGCTGCAGATCTTCCCCGTAAATCTTGATCGCAATGTCAGAGCGTACTCCCGTCATGAGTTCGTTGAATCGAAGTTCAATGGGCTGGGAAAACTCAAAATTGACTCCGGGAATTACTGCCATAGCCTCCTTCATTTTTTCGACCAGTTCTTCCTGGCTCCCTGTGGTTGTCCATTCGTCCTTGTCTTTCAAGACGATAATCAAATCACCAGCTTCGATAGGCATCGGGTCTGTGGGAATTTCTGCTGCGCCAATCCGGGTAACGATTTCTTCTACCTCTGGAAACTTCATCAAAATTCCTTCCAGGCGGTTCATCGTTTCGATAGTCTGACTAAGTGAACTTCCGGTTTTGATGGTGGCATTGATGGCCAGATCGCCTTCCTCCAGGCGAGGAATAAATTCTCCCCCCATATTCGAGAACCGCCAAAGGCTGAGGCCAAATAGTATAATTGCTACCCCAATGACTAGCGAGCGGAATCGAAGAGAAAACCGAATGGCGGGATCATATATTCGTTGGAGTACCTCTATAATACGATCAGCAATGGTGCGCTTTACTTCTATTTTTTTGGATAAAGCTAGCGCAGACATCATCGGAACATAGGTCAGGGAAAGAATAAAGGCTCCCAAAATGGCAAAGCTTACCGTTTGGGCCATGGGAGCAAACATCTTTCCTTCGATCCCTACCAGGGCCAGGATAGGGAGATAGACAATCAAAATGATGATTTCCCCAAAAGCCGCAGAGTTTCGGATTTTGATAGCAGAGGTTCTGACTGATTTGTCCATTTCTGCCTGCGTCAGCACCTGGTTTTTATGCTGGGTATAAAGCCTATGTACAATACTTTCTACAATGATGACCGCTCCATCTACAATGAGACCAAAATCAATGGCCCCCAGGCTCATGAGGTTAGCTGAAACGCCAAAAACATTCATCATAGCAATGGCAAAGAGCATGGCCAGGGGAATGACAGAAGCTACCACCAAACCGGCGCGGAGATTACCCAACAGTAGAACCAGGATAAATACGACGATCAGTCCACCCTCGATCAGATTAGTACTTACTGTTTTGATAGTTTTGTTAACCAGTTTACTTCGGTCAATAAAGGGATCAATGGTAATGCCTTCAGGCAGGCTTTGCTGTATTTGCTCAATTCGGGCTTGTACCCGCTCGATTACTTCTGCTGAATTGGCTCCCTTGAGCATCATGACGATCCCACCGACAGTTTCCCCTTCGCCATTACTGGTCATGGCTCCATAGCGAGGGCTATGACCAAACTGGACTTTGGCGACATCTGAAATGCGAACCGGGATGTTTTCGACGGTTTTGACAGGAATTTTTTCAATGTCTTTGAGGGATCTGACCAGGCCCTCACCGCGAACGAAATAGGCATTGGGTCCTTTTTCGATATAGCTTCCTCCGGTGTTTTGATTGTTTTTCTCAACGGCCTGATATACTTCAGCCATAGTTACATTCATGGCCCGAAGCTGCTCGGGATTTACCGCAACTTCGTACTGTTTGAGAAAGCCTCCAAAACTGTTAACCTCGACGACTCCATCAACACCAGAGAGTTGTCGCCTGACAATCCAATCCTGGATACTTCTCAGTTCCATAGGAGAATACAGGCTGTCATAGCCAGGTTTAACATGTAGGGCGTATTGATAGATCTCTCCCAGGCCCGTTGAGATGGGCGACATTTCCGGGCTACCAAGTCCAGGAGGAATTTCTGCTTCTGCAACCTTTAATTGTTCAGAGACCAATTGACGGGGTAAATAGGTCCCCATGTCTTCTCTAAAGACCACCGTTACTACGGATAGGCCAAAGCGGGAGATAGATCGGATTTCGACCACCCCCGGCAAATTTTGCATGGCCAGTTCTACAGGATAGGTAATAAACTGTTCTACCTCCTGGGCGGCCAATGTAGGAGTCTGCGTGATGAGTTGTACCTGATTGTTGGTAATATCGGGGACCGCATCAATGGGCAATTGCCGCAATGAGTACAAACCCCAGCCAATCAGACCTAACACCAGCAGGCCTATGATGAACTTATTCCGAATGGAATAAGCAATAATGTTATCAATCATGCTTAGCTGATAATATGTAATGAATGAAATGAGCTTAGCCTTATGCTCATAAGGAGCAAGGCCAAATCAGGTCAGAGGGACCTACTAAATTCAGCTAAGCTTTATAGGAGGGCGAAGAAACGGAAGAATCACCTCGTTGGTTCTCAGGTTGGAATAAAACCCATGAGGAGGAGATTGGATTGATACAAGTGGAAATAAGGGCAAATCGCCAATAACGATATGGGTGTGGCAACAATGACACATACAATAGGGAGAACAGTGTCCTTCATCATGTTCACCTTCATCCTCAGCAGGAGAAGGATTTAATAGATCGTTTTCACTGATGCTTACCAGGTGAGAATCATCCTGTGCAACTGGCTCTATATCCAGGCAAGGATAAAATGCCATAAGCAGCATATAGAAACTCATTATGTAGGACAAGATTCTCATTTATTCACGCAAATGTACGGATTGTAGCGGATAATGTTGAAGAAATTACTTTAAAAACCTAAGGTTCAGGAATATGTTCTACAAATACATTGTCAGCAAACTTTTTGGAAACGGTCATAGTCCTCTTCGGTTTTTGATAGGCCATAAATATTATTAGATTTGTCTAAATTGTTTTTAAGTTTAGTTTAAATTTTTTTTTATTCCAATCTAATAAAAAGCTATGAGAATAATCATACCAGCCAAAGTATTTTTTCTGCTTTGGCTAGTGATCCTTTCCATCGCTTGTGAAAAGATCATTCCTGTTGCTCCTCCTGAAAATGAACTACTGGATGGCCCAATCGAAGGTTTAAGCCCCGCTGAACAGGCTCAATTCCTGGCAGGGGATATTGCCTTTAATGACGAAGTATTTACGGTTGAAACCGGACTAGGACCTTTGTTTGTTGCCACTTCATGTGGCAGTTGCCATATTGGGGATGGGAAAGGGCACCCTTTTACTACCCTAACAAGGTTTGGACAGATTTCACCCAATACAATGCCTGATGTATCCATTGGAGGTCCGCAGTTGCAACACCGGGCTATTCCTGGCTACGAACCAGAAACAGTGCCGGAAGGCTCACCTTTTATGAAATTTACCCCTCCGGCGGTTACAGGATTGGGCCTTCTCGCAGCACTGACTGACGAGCAAATCCTGGAACAAGCTGATCCCAATGACGCTAACGAGAATGGCATCTCGGGTGTGCCCAACTTTATAAGTCCTCCTGAATATTTTATTCCGAAGTGGTATCACCAGCCACAGGATGGAAAATACATTGGGCGATTTGGCAAAAAGGCAGCTGCAATAGATTTGCTTCAACAAACCGTTGGTGCCTATAATCAGGACATGGGAATCACTTCTACTTTTGAGCCACTGGATGTTGCATCTGGGTTGATTACTGATCCCGAAGTAACAGATGAGACGGTAAAAGACGTTGTGTTCTATCTTAGAACTCTGAAAGCTCCCTTGCCCAGGTTATCCGACGATCCACAGGTTATGAAAGGCAAATCCTTATTTACTGCAATCCAATGCAGTTCTTGCCATACTCCTGAATGGACAACACCCGAATCTGACATTGCTGCCTTATCCAATAAGACCTTTTATCCTTATACTGACCTGCTCCTTCACGATATGGGACCTCAGTTGGATGATGGAGTAACAGAAGGATCGGCTGAAACTTTTGAATGGAAAACTCCCGCTTTATGGGGCCTGGGCCTTTCTCCCGATTCTCAAGGAGGGGAATATTTCCTGATGCATGATGGAAGAGCCAGAAGCATCGAGGAAGCTATTTTGATGCATGGAGGGGAGGCGGCAGAAAGCAGTAATAAATACCAAACATTGAATCCGTCAGACAAGGAAGCTCTTATCCAGTTTTTAGAATCCCTGTAAACGAGGAAAATGAAAAGAAAAGAGTTTTTATCGACTTGTGGTTCAGTTTGCCTAGGCTTAACGGGCATTCCGATTCTTCTGCAAAGCTGTATAGGGACTAAATTCCTAGATGGAACGCTAACTGAATCTTACTTGGAAATCCCGCTGAGTGCTTTCGAAATCATAAAGAAAGAAGAAAAAAGATTTCGCAAGTATGTAGTGGTCCAGCATAGCAAACTTCAGTATCCTATTAGTGTATACAGGTTTTCATCATCTGAGTATCAGGCCTTATGGATGAGATGTACCCATCAGGGTACTGAGTTACGCGCTTATAACAATCGGCTCCAATGCCCTGCACATGGTAGTGAATTTACTCAAAGGGGTGAAGTGCAAGATGGCCCTGCAGATGCATCTCTGCGAACATTTCCTGTTATCATTGAAACTAACACCCTCAAAATACATCTGGCATGAAGAAGCTGATAGCTGGAAGCATATTCCTTTTCTTCTGTCTCTGTGGTTCCGCCCAGATTGATAGTTCGCTACTTATAAGGACACCGGTTGATACCTCCTTTCAAAAAAGCATGAATATGGATGCGGTTTACAATCGCCCTTTTCTGCAGGTGGGGAAAATGCCTGTTACAGTAGGAGGATATGTAGAAGCAGACTATCAATATATAGGCGAAGATGGTGTAACGGAAGGGCACAGTTTTCGAATCCCGCGCATGACACTTTTTGTTGCTTCTTCTATTCACCGAAAACTGAAATTTCTCTCTGAAATCGAATTGGAGGAAGGCGGTAAGGAAATTGCTATCGAGTTTGCGGCCTTAGATCTTGAATTACATCCTCTCCTCAATTTCAGGGGCGGGGTGATCATGAATCCTATTGGTGCCTTTAATCAAAATCATGATGGACCGAAATGGGAATTTGTGGATCGTCCTATCGCTATGACCCAAATGCTTCCTGCCACCTGGAGCAATGTAGGTTTTGGGCTGTATGGAAAGCAGTATCATAAGCAATGGGCTTTGGGGTATGAAGTGTACCTAAGCAATGGCTTTGATAATTCGATCATCAGCAATTCAGAAAACAAGACCTTTCTCCCTGCCTCTAAAGCCCATGCTGACCGTTTTGAGGAAAGCAGTAATGGCCAACCTTTGTTTACGGGTAAAGTGGCTGTTCGCCATCAGATGATCGGGGAGATCGGACTTTCTTATATGGGCGGGATTTATAACAAATTCGAAGAAGATGGATTAGTCCTGGATGAGAAAAGGCGAGTAGATGTGATTGCTGTTGACCTTAATACTACTATACCCCGAATATCAACCTACATAGTTGGAGAGTGGGCTTGGATCAAAATAAATGTTCCTGAGACCTATACACAGCAATTTGGAAACCGTCAACATGGCGGGTTTATTGATATTGTCCAACCCATCCTAAAGCGAAAAATCTTTGGCTTTAAGCGGGCTGTCATCAATGTAGCTTGCCGATTGGAGTATATCGATTGGAACGCAGGAAATTTCAAGGAAACAGGAGGCAATATTTCAGATGATCTTTGGGCAGTTGTGCCTGGCATCAGTTTCAGGCCTACTAGGCAAACTGTTTTTCGACTTAACTACCGATATATGCAGCAACAGGATATCCTTGGTAATCCGCCTGCTAAGATTGGTGGGATTCAATTTGGGGTTTCTTCATATTTTTAAACTGAAAGGCATTATCTGGTCCTTTTGCAAATAATTTGGTTTGTATCTTAGATGGCAAATGCGATGATATAAGAAATTTTCTCAAGGATTCTCAGAAAGTAGATGAGACCTATATAAAAGTAAAAGGAGTATGGAAATATCTTTACAGAGCCGTGGAAAAACGGGGAAGAACCATCGACTTTTATCTGTCTCACACTCGGAGTGCAAAAGCTCCAAAACGCTTTCTACAGAAAGCAATCAAAGAATTAAAGGATTGGCAACAGCCCTGTGTGATTAATCCGGATCAAAATCCTAGCTATGGAGCAGCAAAAAAAATGTTGAAAGAAGAAAATCGTCTGGCAGAATTTAGTGAGCACCGAAAGGCCAAATACCTAAATAATATTATTGAGGCTGACCATGGGAAACTAAAGCGGCTAATCAAACCCACTCTAGGATTCAAATCCATGAAAACAGCCTATGCTACAATCAAGGGATTTGAGACCATGCGTATGTTCAAAAAGGGGCAGTTTGATCTGTTTATGTATGGAGCGAAAAGCAAACTCATGGGTGAAATCCGCCTAGTCGACAGGCAGTTCGATTACTTCTAAAAAATGACCACCGGATAACAATCTTTTGCTTAATCTTGGTATTTGCAACAGAGCCCGAAAACGTACCCTTGCCTCTTTTTCATAGCGCAGATTCAAGAAAAAGTTCCAGATGCAGCTTGATTTTTGCCCCGCACATTTTTACGCTCTCCTAAACTTATGCGTGAATAAGATCTACATGTTCTGCATGTTCGACATGGGAGGACTTATTCATAAAGTAGAACCTTTGCCAATGCGAATGGGTAAACCTTTTTTCAAGTCCTCTGTTTTTGACAAATTCTTGGGAGGCTATATCTTCTAAACCAAAACAGAAATAGATTTGTGCGATTCCCAAGCTGTTACAATCTTTGATGATCTCCTGATAAAAAGCATCTAAGGTTTCCTGTGGCACCTTGTCTCCAAAGCCACAAAATCCGTAAGCAACATGACTATTTTCAGGGAATTGATGAGAATACTTCGCTCCAGGCAATTTAAGTTCATATTTACCATTCCTCACCCAGACCAGAAAAACAAGTTTTCCATTTTGTGTCAGAGAGTATAATTTATCTCCTCTCGAAAAGCGTGTTAATGACTTTTGGAATAAGGTTTTTCTGGAAACATAGTACAGCGGTTCATGGTAGTTAACCAAGTCCGAGAAGTCATTCCTTTTAATCGCATAGGACTCTCCCAGACCTAAGGCCTCGGGAATCCCTTGAGGTTTCATTACTTGAAAGACTCGATATTCATGCTTTCTTTGGATAAAGTTCAAACATAAATGAACCAATCCCTTTAACCCGCTTTTTGACAACCTTTTGAGATATGCCCTCAGTTCGGTTTTCCAAAACTTGACATCATAATCATTTACTCCAGCTTTGGCGAACAAACGAAAACCGTTTTCTTTTAACCCATGTTTCAAATCACCAAAAGCCTTGGCTCGCGCATTAAAGTAAAAGGTCATTTTTTTCACTTCCCGCATATGGTTTGCAAAGCGGCTTTTGTATCCGTCTTTTCCGGGAGTCAAGTCAATGAGTGTATATCCTTCTTCAGGCCCAGACTGCGCCAGCTCTATCAAGTGAAGTTTTCCCGGAGAATTTCGGCTTTCAGAAGGATCGTAGCTTGTATAACCCGCTAGACAAAGTTCTTTGCCGTCTACATAGCCATGGTTAAAAGCAATAGGTTTGTCATCTAACCACAGTACAGAGAAATGACTCATCTCTGGGAATTCCTGTAGAGCTATTAAAAAATCCGTTATATGAGGATCTGTTTCAAACAGTCTTTTTCCAAAGAGGGCTTCTTTTTTGAAATCACTTTGCCGGGAAAATTCCTTTAAAAGAAATTCCATCCTATCGGTTCCTGAAATGCGTTCGTATCGAAAATTCCCCCGTTCATTGTACTGACGGTAACATCGTTTTACGTTCGCCCGTTTCTTTATTTTTTTCAGCTTGGCAGGATTTTCCAAATTCCAAACAGGATCCGTAGCAATCTCTAAATGACAATAAATCCCATGTTTAGTCAAGGATTCTTTGTTAGTCCAGGAACTATTGGAGTCCGGAGCAACCCAACCCAATCGCCAATGTCCAAAAGAAAAATCTTTCTTTAAGGTTTTTAGGCAATGTATTCCAAATGATTCCTCATAATCTGCTTCAGCAATAAACCCATGGTACTCTGCAAGTTCATCACCTGCACAAACCACATAGTTCTTTTCTTTGTGTATAGCCAAAGGTAATAGACCCACCAATTCGTTGTCATCGTCCCAAGCTAAAAAAAGTAATGGGGTAAAAAATCCTGAGTAGCTTTTGTACCAAGTAGTTACAAAATCATAGCCTTGAAAAACTGAAAGCTTCGTTTGTATTTTTAATAATCTTTCCCAGTTGAGCTTAAGTGTTTCTTTCTCAATCTTATCAAAGACTTCTGCCCCTTGATAAGACTGAAAAGTAAATTCCTTGTTCATAAAGTTTATTAAGTCGGTCATTTCTATTATTACTCGCTATATAAGAAGCAATGGTCCAG includes the following:
- a CDS encoding heavy metal translocating P-type ATPase; translation: MKKLQLEIPVLLPEIPDEKDRCVERLILALKPQNGIEDAHIKEGEPAQLCIHYDPQIISLNKVKTLAQQNGASLTDRYRHLLMDVKGIRHQRHARSIEQSLVRVEGIVEASVSASGVVQLEWDTQHITQKEVEIVIKKTGLKIVQATAKEHEHKDGEKHDHEHGHSEFLGENTELYFAIGSGVFWLSGVLLSFLENIPEWLTISLYVIALILGGYFTLLEAIETIRKGKFEIDFLMLVAAAGAASLGKWQEAALLLFLFSLGHALEHYAMNRARKSIAALSDLAPATAWV
- a CDS encoding efflux RND transporter periplasmic adaptor subunit, whose amino-acid sequence is MQRISYYIFLIAAVISILLFSSCDSKTASTEATLTEDEHEEEAGPEGIAIFTSQQIEATGLKTGSFQEMKLAGYVKANGMLDLPPSNQAAINPPHKGFVEKTRFLEGDYIKKGTVLAELSHPDYLQLQQEYLEVKSRLTFLALELERQRTLAAAHVSAKKKLQETEAEFNAMTAKQTGLKERLNYIGISTQNLETGTIQRRIAIRAPFSGYITKVNIRLGALVEPENTMYEMVDNRHMHLELKVFEKDLFRIKKGQRITFRLPTQGNKTYEGDVHLIGKEFDQDNRTVNIHGHLTEEHSEFIGGLYAEAQIWLDALTVPALPESAIVSEEGQSYIFVELPEDVSLEESEDHNESQFRKVLVRTGVTENGFTEVYSIESLPPDVKVVLSGAYYLMAEMNKGEAEEDH
- a CDS encoding CusA/CzcA family heavy metal efflux RND transporter, whose product is MIDNIIAYSIRNKFIIGLLVLGLIGWGLYSLRQLPIDAVPDITNNQVQLITQTPTLAAQEVEQFITYPVELAMQNLPGVVEIRSISRFGLSVVTVVFREDMGTYLPRQLVSEQLKVAEAEIPPGLGSPEMSPISTGLGEIYQYALHVKPGYDSLYSPMELRSIQDWIVRRQLSGVDGVVEVNSFGGFLKQYEVAVNPEQLRAMNVTMAEVYQAVEKNNQNTGGSYIEKGPNAYFVRGEGLVRSLKDIEKIPVKTVENIPVRISDVAKVQFGHSPRYGAMTSNGEGETVGGIVMMLKGANSAEVIERVQARIEQIQQSLPEGITIDPFIDRSKLVNKTIKTVSTNLIEGGLIVVFILVLLLGNLRAGLVVASVIPLAMLFAIAMMNVFGVSANLMSLGAIDFGLIVDGAVIIVESIVHRLYTQHKNQVLTQAEMDKSVRTSAIKIRNSAAFGEIIILIVYLPILALVGIEGKMFAPMAQTVSFAILGAFILSLTYVPMMSALALSKKIEVKRTIADRIIEVLQRIYDPAIRFSLRFRSLVIGVAIILFGLSLWRFSNMGGEFIPRLEEGDLAINATIKTGSSLSQTIETMNRLEGILMKFPEVEEIVTRIGAAEIPTDPMPIEAGDLIIVLKDKDEWTTTGSQEELVEKMKEAMAVIPGVNFEFSQPIELRFNELMTGVRSDIAIKIYGEDLQLLYQKGQEANAAIQVIDGVGDTKLEQIVGLPQMQVQYDRDKIAQYGLNIEDLNTLVRTAFAGEVAGVVFEGEKRFDLVVRLEKAFRQDIQNLRELYLTLPNGNSVPLNEIASIEYQNAPMQISRDDTKRRIVLGVNARGRDVESLVGEIEQTLQEKVDLPPGYYITYGGQFENLQEAKARLSVAVPVALLLIFTLLYLTFHSLGQALLIFTAIPLSAIGGIWALTLRGMPFSISAGVGFIALFGVAVLNGIVLIGYFNDLKKEGVNDVRERILEGTRVRLRPVIMTAAVASLGFLPMALSTSEGAEVQKPLATVVIGGLITATLLTLLVLPVLYRIFFDENRSKAQPSASGIILKGLFVLCLSIPLTSMAQRPLSAEEAVQLALDKHPSIQTAVLGVERQQALQKSAFDLPATSLSYGRGQFNTAALDNQWQLSQRFSLPQVYQRNGDLLKAKTDLAERAKDISENQLRREVRLAYQTWHFWLEQRNQYDSLLVYYQDFLEAADLRFQTGESNQVESQLAKAKFQQIQLDYQQVLSQIAMSHRTLQQWLSTTDSLMVPLNTVYSSFPLPGGAASNIGGNPDLIFVEQQIMVAEKSQKVAQAQLLPQFSAGYFRQQIDGASGFQGWQVGISVPLWLRAKKAESQAHAIERKVIASQAEDTRLRLSSAWDQLHRQYQTARQQLTFYETEGLKLAEDLVQSGTLAYRAGEIDYVAYIQNLDQAFALRISYLESIRKTNQAVIGLSYLLGI
- a CDS encoding DUF6660 family protein, which translates into the protein MRILSYIMSFYMLLMAFYPCLDIEPVAQDDSHLVSISENDLLNPSPAEDEGEHDEGHCSPYCMCHCCHTHIVIGDLPLFPLVSIQSPPHGFYSNLRTNEVILPFLRPPIKLS
- a CDS encoding di-heme oxidoredictase family protein, whose product is MRIIIPAKVFFLLWLVILSIACEKIIPVAPPENELLDGPIEGLSPAEQAQFLAGDIAFNDEVFTVETGLGPLFVATSCGSCHIGDGKGHPFTTLTRFGQISPNTMPDVSIGGPQLQHRAIPGYEPETVPEGSPFMKFTPPAVTGLGLLAALTDEQILEQADPNDANENGISGVPNFISPPEYFIPKWYHQPQDGKYIGRFGKKAAAIDLLQQTVGAYNQDMGITSTFEPLDVASGLITDPEVTDETVKDVVFYLRTLKAPLPRLSDDPQVMKGKSLFTAIQCSSCHTPEWTTPESDIAALSNKTFYPYTDLLLHDMGPQLDDGVTEGSAETFEWKTPALWGLGLSPDSQGGEYFLMHDGRARSIEEAILMHGGEAAESSNKYQTLNPSDKEALIQFLESL
- a CDS encoding Rieske (2Fe-2S) protein, producing MKRKEFLSTCGSVCLGLTGIPILLQSCIGTKFLDGTLTESYLEIPLSAFEIIKKEEKRFRKYVVVQHSKLQYPISVYRFSSSEYQALWMRCTHQGTELRAYNNRLQCPAHGSEFTQRGEVQDGPADASLRTFPVIIETNTLKIHLA